From Streptomyces sp. TLI_105, the proteins below share one genomic window:
- a CDS encoding efflux RND transporter permease subunit, with translation MTEERGTLMRWIVRSSLRFRYLVVAAAAVMMVVGITSLPQQRVDVFPEFAPPRVEIQTTCLGLSTADVESLVTVPLEQSLNGLDGLEDLRSESVAQLSSVQLIFHEGTDLFKARQEVQERVQQVSPSLPTWAAPPVIMPPVAATSRVMKIGMSSEDHSDKALMSMSMTAYWEVRARLLRVPGVANVSIFGERLQMMTVQVDPTKMQAHKVSLDDVMEATGESVDSGLLKFTTGSVIGTGGWIETPKQRLGIRHLLPVVTPVDLSQVPVRAENDRTVRLGDVALVKEAPQPLGGDAIVGGDPGLLLIVEKLPWGDTPEITKNVQEAIESLEPGLPGITFDTTIFQQQDFIHTAIHNLTQALVLGFLLVVVVLAAFLYEWRVALISLLTIPLSLMAAVLVLHWRGDTINTMALAGLVIALGAVVDDAIIDVENILRRLREHRKAGGDTPVAKIILNASLEVRSPIVYATMIIVVATVPVFLLQGVAGSFFRTLAISYTLAIIASMVVALTVTPALCLIMLRKAKVERRQSPLLRRLQTGYTAGLRRIVKRPVNAYLVSGVLVVVAALLVPQLSQSLMPSFKERDFLMHFITTPGTSVQEEQRMVSQVSREVRAIPGVRNVFGAHIGQAFLGDEIAGVNFGEGWISIDPKADYDKTLTEIKETVARYAGVEQDVQTYLNERVDEVLTGSKYPIVIRLFGQDQNVLREKGLELQEKISKIDGTEDVHADLQVEVPQIQVKVDVDKAAKYELKPGDVRRAASTLVAGEEVGDIFRDGRAYDTVVWSTPETRDDVAAISRLPIDTPAGTPVPLGDVAQVVIEPQPNVIARENGSRHLDVNASVSERGLSSVVSDVNKAIASTDFPRGYHTELLGEHEERQAAQRVLFYSAIFAALAVFVLLQVSFRSWRLALLSFLTLPMALVGGVLAVWIAGGNISLGSLVGFFTVLGIAARNGILLINHYQHLEEHEGMAFGPALVLRGARERLSPILMTSLATGLAVLPLVFLGNRPGHEIEYPLAVVIVGGLVTSTLLNLLVVPSLYLRFGKGFRRQRPQHEAAATH, from the coding sequence ATGACTGAGGAACGCGGCACTCTGATGCGCTGGATCGTCCGGTCCAGCCTGCGCTTCCGCTACCTCGTGGTCGCCGCGGCTGCCGTGATGATGGTCGTGGGCATCACGTCGCTGCCCCAGCAGCGGGTGGACGTCTTCCCCGAGTTCGCGCCGCCGCGGGTCGAGATCCAGACGACCTGCCTCGGCCTGTCCACGGCCGACGTGGAGTCCCTGGTCACCGTTCCGCTGGAGCAGTCCCTCAACGGGCTCGACGGGCTGGAGGACCTGCGCTCCGAGTCCGTCGCGCAGCTCTCGTCGGTCCAGCTGATCTTCCACGAGGGGACCGACCTCTTCAAGGCGCGGCAGGAGGTCCAGGAACGGGTGCAGCAGGTCTCGCCCAGCCTGCCGACCTGGGCGGCCCCGCCGGTGATCATGCCGCCCGTCGCGGCGACCAGCCGTGTCATGAAGATCGGGATGTCCTCGGAGGACCACTCCGACAAGGCCCTGATGTCCATGTCCATGACGGCCTACTGGGAGGTCAGGGCCCGGCTGCTGCGCGTGCCCGGCGTCGCCAACGTGAGCATCTTCGGCGAGCGGCTGCAGATGATGACCGTACAGGTGGACCCGACCAAGATGCAGGCCCACAAGGTCAGTCTCGACGACGTCATGGAGGCCACCGGCGAGTCGGTCGACTCCGGTCTGCTCAAGTTCACCACCGGTTCGGTCATCGGCACCGGCGGCTGGATCGAGACCCCCAAGCAGCGCCTCGGCATCCGGCACCTCCTGCCGGTCGTGACGCCCGTCGACCTCTCCCAGGTGCCGGTGCGCGCGGAGAACGACCGCACCGTCCGGCTCGGGGACGTGGCCCTGGTGAAGGAGGCACCCCAGCCACTGGGCGGCGACGCCATCGTCGGCGGCGACCCCGGTCTGCTGCTGATCGTCGAGAAGCTGCCCTGGGGCGACACCCCGGAGATCACCAAGAACGTGCAGGAGGCGATCGAATCCCTCGAACCCGGCCTGCCCGGCATCACGTTCGACACGACCATCTTCCAGCAGCAGGACTTCATCCACACCGCGATCCACAATCTGACCCAGGCCCTGGTGCTCGGCTTCCTGCTGGTCGTCGTGGTCCTCGCGGCGTTCCTCTACGAGTGGCGCGTCGCGCTGATCAGCCTGCTGACGATCCCGCTGTCCCTCATGGCGGCCGTGCTGGTGCTCCACTGGCGCGGGGACACCATCAACACGATGGCCCTCGCCGGACTCGTGATCGCCCTGGGCGCCGTCGTGGACGACGCGATCATCGACGTCGAGAACATCCTCAGACGGCTGCGCGAGCATCGGAAGGCCGGCGGTGACACGCCGGTGGCGAAGATCATTCTGAACGCCTCGCTGGAGGTCCGGAGCCCGATCGTCTACGCGACGATGATCATCGTCGTGGCCACGGTGCCGGTCTTCCTGCTCCAGGGAGTGGCGGGCTCGTTCTTCCGGACGCTCGCCATCTCCTACACGCTGGCCATCATCGCCTCCATGGTCGTGGCCCTGACGGTGACCCCCGCCCTGTGCCTGATCATGCTGCGCAAGGCCAAGGTCGAACGCCGGCAGTCCCCACTGCTCCGCCGGCTGCAGACCGGCTACACGGCGGGGCTGCGGCGCATCGTCAAGCGGCCGGTGAACGCCTATCTGGTGTCCGGCGTGCTCGTGGTCGTCGCGGCCCTCCTGGTGCCACAACTCAGCCAGTCCCTGATGCCCTCCTTCAAGGAGCGGGACTTCCTGATGCACTTCATCACCACGCCCGGCACGTCCGTGCAGGAAGAGCAGCGCATGGTCTCCCAGGTGAGCCGCGAGGTACGGGCCATCCCCGGAGTGCGCAACGTCTTCGGGGCCCACATCGGGCAGGCGTTCCTGGGCGACGAGATCGCCGGGGTCAACTTCGGCGAGGGCTGGATCAGCATCGATCCCAAGGCCGACTACGACAAGACCCTCACCGAGATCAAGGAGACCGTGGCGCGGTACGCCGGCGTGGAACAGGACGTCCAGACGTACCTCAACGAGCGCGTCGACGAGGTGCTCACCGGCTCCAAGTACCCGATCGTCATCCGTCTCTTCGGCCAGGACCAGAACGTCCTGCGCGAGAAGGGCCTGGAGCTCCAGGAGAAGATCAGCAAGATCGACGGCACCGAGGACGTCCACGCCGACCTCCAGGTCGAGGTCCCGCAGATCCAGGTGAAGGTCGACGTCGACAAGGCGGCGAAGTACGAACTGAAGCCCGGTGACGTGCGCCGCGCCGCGTCCACCCTCGTGGCCGGCGAGGAGGTCGGAGACATCTTCCGCGACGGCAGGGCCTACGACACGGTGGTGTGGAGCACCCCCGAGACCCGCGACGACGTGGCGGCCATCAGCCGGCTCCCGATCGACACGCCCGCCGGCACCCCGGTGCCCCTCGGTGACGTCGCCCAGGTGGTCATCGAGCCCCAGCCGAACGTGATCGCGCGCGAGAACGGCTCGCGCCACCTCGACGTGAACGCCTCCGTCTCCGAACGCGGCCTCAGCTCCGTCGTCTCGGACGTCAACAAGGCGATCGCCTCCACGGACTTCCCCCGCGGCTACCACACCGAGCTCCTCGGGGAGCACGAGGAACGGCAGGCCGCCCAGCGGGTCCTGTTCTACAGCGCGATCTTCGCGGCTCTGGCGGTCTTCGTGCTGCTCCAGGTCTCCTTCCGCAGCTGGCGGCTCGCACTGCTGTCCTTCCTCACCCTGCCCATGGCCCTGGTCGGCGGCGTCCTCGCGGTCTGGATCGCCGGCGGGAACATCTCGCTGGGTTCCCTGGTCGGCTTCTTCACCGTGCTCGGCATCGCCGCACGCAACGGCATCCTGCTGATCAACCACTACCAGCACCTGGAGGAGCACGAGGGCATGGCCTTCGGGCCCGCCCTGGTGCTGCGCGGTGCGCGGGAACGGCTGTCCCCCATCCTGATGACCTCCCTGGCGACCGGACTCGCGGTGCTGCCCCTGGTCTTCCTCGGCAACCGGCCGGGCCACGAGATCGAGTACCCGCTCGCCGTGGTCATCGTGGGCGGTCTGGTTACGTCCACTCTGCTGAATTTGCTCGTCGTACCGTCCTTGTACCTGCGTTTCGGCAAGGGCTTCAGACGCCAGAGGCCGCAGCATGAGGCGGCCGCCACGCACTGA
- a CDS encoding response regulator transcription factor yields MRVLIVDDEERFAEGLRNGLEAEGFAVDVALDGTDGLWRAREHAYDAIVLDIMLPGLNGYRVCATLRAEGNWTPILMLTAKEGEWDEVEGLDTGADDYLTKPFSYAVLLARLRALLRREPRERPAALTAGDLRLDPAAKEVSRGGVRIELTARELALLEFLLRRRGETVSKHEILAHVWDDAFEGDPNIVEVYVRHLRNKLDRPFGRASIETVRGCGYRLTPDGG; encoded by the coding sequence ATGCGCGTTCTGATCGTGGACGACGAGGAGCGCTTCGCCGAGGGGCTCCGCAACGGCCTGGAGGCGGAGGGCTTCGCCGTCGACGTCGCCCTGGACGGCACGGACGGCCTGTGGCGGGCCCGCGAGCACGCGTACGACGCCATCGTCCTCGACATCATGCTCCCCGGCCTGAACGGCTACCGCGTCTGTGCCACCCTGCGCGCCGAGGGGAACTGGACCCCGATCCTCATGCTCACCGCCAAGGAAGGCGAGTGGGACGAGGTGGAGGGACTCGACACCGGCGCCGACGACTACCTGACGAAGCCCTTCTCGTACGCCGTGCTGCTCGCCCGGCTGCGTGCGCTGCTGCGCCGCGAACCGCGCGAGCGGCCCGCCGCCCTCACCGCCGGTGACCTGCGGCTCGACCCGGCGGCCAAGGAGGTGTCCCGGGGCGGGGTACGGATCGAGCTGACCGCCCGTGAGCTGGCCCTCCTCGAGTTCCTCCTGCGCCGGCGCGGTGAGACCGTGTCCAAGCACGAGATCCTCGCGCACGTCTGGGACGACGCCTTCGAGGGCGACCCGAACATCGTCGAGGTCTACGTCCGGCACCTCCGGAACAAGCTGGACCGGCCCTTCGGCCGGGCGTCCATCGAGACCGTACGGGGCTGCGGCTACCGCCTGACCCCCGACGGAGGGTAG
- a CDS encoding cell wall metabolism sensor histidine kinase WalK, translating into MGVRFWSAVAAVLVVAVGLIAGAVALIALLRAELTDDVRQAVRGRAEQVAAVIESGRGVPSLTVSDQDEQFVQVLDARGDVIAASPNVKDLPALADPRQGSESTLSTPLDEDRFLVVAVSAEAPGGDRTVLVGQTLIGVDESTRIVTRLLVTGLPLLMLVVAGATWMAVGRALAPVAAIRSEVEAISAAELHRRVPLPPGRDEIARLAATMNRMLDRLERAQSAQRRFISDASHELRSPVASIRQHAEVALAHPDRLADRATRERLARTVLSEDLRIQRLVDDLLLLARADEEALRPRLRPVDLDDLVLDEVRRLRRVAPGLRIGTAGVSAARRRADPRGLGRVVRNLGDNAARHARSEVAFDLAEQPDGRVVLGVEDDGPGVPPADRERVFERFVRLDEARSRRPGDGGDADDAGGSGLGLAIVAELVAAHGGTATVTDGRLGGARFEVALPPDPGA; encoded by the coding sequence ATGGGCGTGCGGTTCTGGTCGGCCGTGGCGGCCGTCCTCGTCGTGGCGGTGGGCCTCATCGCGGGAGCGGTGGCCCTGATCGCGCTCCTGCGGGCCGAACTGACCGACGACGTACGGCAGGCCGTGCGGGGCCGGGCCGAACAGGTGGCGGCCGTCATCGAGTCGGGGCGCGGGGTGCCGTCGCTGACCGTGAGCGATCAGGACGAACAGTTCGTCCAGGTCCTGGACGCCCGGGGGGACGTGATCGCCGCCAGCCCGAACGTCAAGGACCTGCCGGCCCTGGCCGACCCGCGACAGGGCTCCGAGTCCACCCTCAGCACGCCGCTGGACGAGGACCGTTTCCTGGTGGTGGCGGTGAGCGCCGAAGCGCCCGGCGGCGACCGGACCGTACTGGTGGGGCAGACGCTGATCGGGGTCGACGAGTCCACCCGGATCGTCACCCGGCTGCTGGTCACGGGGCTGCCGCTGCTGATGCTCGTGGTGGCCGGCGCGACCTGGATGGCGGTCGGGCGGGCGCTGGCGCCCGTGGCGGCCATCAGATCGGAGGTGGAGGCGATCTCGGCGGCGGAGCTGCACCGCAGGGTGCCGCTTCCGCCCGGCCGCGACGAGATCGCACGCCTCGCCGCCACGATGAACCGCATGCTGGACAGGCTCGAACGGGCGCAGAGCGCCCAGCGCCGGTTCATCTCCGACGCCTCGCACGAACTGCGTTCCCCGGTGGCGTCCATCCGCCAGCACGCCGAGGTCGCCCTCGCCCACCCCGACCGGCTGGCGGACCGGGCGACGCGCGAACGGCTGGCCAGGACCGTGCTGAGCGAGGACCTGCGGATCCAGCGGCTGGTCGACGACCTGCTGCTGCTCGCCCGTGCCGACGAGGAGGCGCTGCGCCCCCGGCTGCGGCCGGTGGACCTCGACGACCTGGTCCTGGACGAGGTGCGCCGACTGCGTCGGGTGGCGCCCGGGCTGCGGATCGGTACGGCCGGGGTGTCGGCGGCGCGGCGGCGGGCGGACCCGCGGGGTCTGGGCAGGGTGGTGCGCAACCTGGGTGACAACGCGGCCAGGCACGCGCGCTCCGAGGTCGCCTTCGACCTCGCCGAGCAGCCGGACGGCCGGGTGGTGCTGGGCGTGGAGGACGACGGTCCGGGCGTACCGCCGGCGGACCGCGAGCGGGTCTTCGAACGGTTCGTACGCCTCGACGAGGCGCGGTCCCGCCGACCGGGCGACGGGGGTGACGCGGACGACGCCGGCGGCAGTGGACTCGGGCTCGCCATCGTCGCCGAACTGGTCGCGGCGCACGGCGGCACGGCCACGGTGACCGACGGGCGGCTGGGCGGGGCCCGCTTCGAGGTGGCGCTCCCACCGGACCCGGGGGCGTGA
- a CDS encoding TIGR03842 family LLM class F420-dependent oxidoreductase: protein MDFGLVLQTDPPASQVVGLMRRAERNGFRYGWTFDSAVLWQEPFVIYSQILEHTTKLHVGPMVTNPGTRTWEVTASTFATLNDMFGNRTVCGIGRGDSAMRVAGRRPNTLARLGEAIEVIRDLAEGREAQVDGNPIRIPWIKNGKLPVWMAAYGPKALALAGQKADGFILQLADPFLTEWMVKAVRQAATDAGRDPDALTICVAAPAYVGDDLAHARDQCRWFGGMVGNHVADLVAKYGEHSGMVPEELTAYIKDRHGYDYSHHGRADNPDTTFVPDEIVDRFCLLGPAEAHIEKLRHLRELGVDQFAVYNMHDNREGTIDAYGSDIIPALND, encoded by the coding sequence TTGGACTTCGGACTCGTCCTGCAGACCGACCCGCCCGCCTCGCAGGTCGTGGGCCTGATGCGCCGGGCGGAGCGCAACGGCTTCCGCTACGGCTGGACCTTCGACTCCGCCGTGCTGTGGCAGGAACCCTTCGTCATCTACAGCCAGATCCTCGAACACACCACCAAGCTGCACGTGGGTCCGATGGTGACGAACCCGGGGACGCGGACGTGGGAGGTCACCGCCTCCACCTTCGCCACCCTCAACGACATGTTCGGCAACCGGACCGTGTGCGGCATCGGCCGCGGCGACTCGGCGATGCGGGTCGCGGGCCGCAGGCCGAACACCCTGGCCCGGCTCGGCGAGGCCATCGAGGTCATCCGCGACCTGGCGGAGGGCCGCGAGGCGCAGGTCGACGGCAACCCGATCCGGATCCCCTGGATCAAGAACGGGAAGCTGCCGGTGTGGATGGCGGCCTACGGGCCGAAGGCGCTCGCGCTGGCCGGGCAGAAGGCCGACGGCTTCATCCTCCAGCTCGCCGACCCCTTCCTCACCGAGTGGATGGTCAAGGCCGTCCGGCAGGCCGCCACCGACGCCGGCCGCGACCCCGACGCCCTCACCATCTGCGTCGCCGCCCCCGCCTACGTGGGGGACGACCTGGCCCACGCCCGCGACCAGTGCCGCTGGTTCGGCGGCATGGTCGGCAACCACGTCGCCGACCTGGTCGCCAAGTACGGCGAGCACTCCGGCATGGTGCCGGAGGAGCTGACCGCGTACATCAAGGACCGGCACGGGTACGACTACTCCCACCACGGCCGCGCCGACAACCCGGACACCACGTTCGTCCCCGACGAGATCGTCGACCGCTTCTGCCTCCTGGGCCCCGCCGAGGCCCACATCGAGAAGCTCCGCCACCTGCGCGAGCTCGGCGTCGACCAGTTCGCCGTCTACAACATGCACGACAACCGCGAGGGCACCATCGACGCCTACGGCTCCGACATCATCCCCGCGCTCAACGATTAG
- the hydA gene encoding dihydropyrimidinase has translation MSTRTLIRGGLVVTAADELHADVLIEDGRVVALAAHGSDTAAGWTADRTIDATDRYVLPGGVDAHTHMELPFGGTFASDTFETGTRAAAWGGTTTIVDFAVQSVGHSLREGLDAWYAKADGNCAIDYAFHMILSDVNEHTLKEMDKLVQEGITSFKLFMAYPGVFYSDDGRILRAMQRSADNGGLIMMHAENGIAIDVLVEQALARGETDPRYHGEVRKALLEAEATHRAIQLARVAGAPLYVVHVSAEEAVAEIAAARDKGLPVFGETCPQYLFLSTDNLAEPGFEGAKYVCSTPLRPKEHQAALWRGLRTNDLQVVSTDHCPFCFVGQKDLGRGDFSKIPNGLPGVENRMDLLHQAVVDGHISRRRWIEIACATPARMFGLYPQKGTIAPGADADIVIYDPHATQILSAETHHMNVDYSAYEGKTITGQVETVLSRGEPVIEQRKFTGRAGHGAFTPRATCQYLN, from the coding sequence GTGAGCACCCGTACCCTCATCCGCGGCGGTCTCGTCGTCACCGCCGCCGACGAACTCCACGCCGACGTGCTGATCGAGGACGGCCGCGTCGTCGCCCTCGCCGCCCACGGCTCGGACACGGCGGCCGGCTGGACCGCCGACCGGACCATCGACGCCACCGACCGCTACGTGCTGCCCGGCGGCGTCGACGCCCACACCCACATGGAGCTGCCCTTCGGCGGCACCTTCGCCTCCGACACCTTCGAGACCGGCACCCGCGCCGCCGCCTGGGGCGGCACCACCACCATCGTCGACTTCGCCGTCCAGAGCGTCGGCCACAGCCTGCGCGAAGGACTCGACGCCTGGTACGCCAAGGCCGACGGCAACTGCGCGATCGACTACGCCTTCCACATGATCCTCTCCGACGTGAACGAGCACACGCTCAAGGAGATGGACAAGCTCGTCCAGGAGGGCATCACCTCCTTCAAGCTCTTCATGGCCTATCCCGGCGTCTTCTACAGCGACGACGGCCGGATCCTGCGCGCCATGCAGCGCTCCGCCGACAACGGCGGCCTGATCATGATGCACGCCGAGAACGGCATCGCGATCGACGTGCTCGTCGAGCAGGCGCTCGCCCGCGGCGAGACCGACCCGCGCTACCACGGCGAGGTCCGCAAGGCCCTGTTGGAGGCGGAGGCCACGCACCGGGCGATCCAGCTGGCCCGGGTGGCGGGGGCGCCGCTCTACGTCGTCCACGTCTCCGCCGAGGAGGCCGTCGCCGAGATCGCCGCCGCCCGCGACAAGGGGCTGCCCGTCTTCGGGGAGACCTGTCCCCAGTACCTCTTCCTCTCCACCGACAACCTCGCGGAGCCGGGCTTCGAGGGAGCCAAGTACGTGTGCAGCACCCCGCTGCGACCGAAGGAGCACCAGGCGGCCCTGTGGCGGGGGCTGCGGACGAACGACCTCCAGGTGGTCTCCACCGACCACTGCCCCTTCTGCTTCGTGGGCCAGAAGGACCTCGGACGCGGCGACTTCTCCAAGATCCCCAACGGTCTGCCGGGCGTGGAGAACCGCATGGACCTCCTCCACCAGGCCGTCGTCGACGGGCACATCAGCCGCCGCCGCTGGATCGAGATCGCCTGCGCCACCCCGGCCCGGATGTTCGGCCTCTACCCGCAGAAGGGCACGATCGCGCCGGGCGCCGACGCGGACATCGTCATCTACGACCCGCACGCGACCCAGATCCTGTCGGCGGAGACCCACCACATGAACGTCGACTACTCCGCGTACGAGGGGAAGACGATCACCGGCCAGGTCGAGACGGTCCTCTCGCGCGGCGAACCGGTCATCGAGCAGCGGAAGTTCACCGGCCGCGCCGGCCACGGCGCCTTCACCCCGCGCGCCACCTGTCAGTACCTGAACTAG
- a CDS encoding aspartate aminotransferase family protein produces MSSLYGRHKAVIPDWVALYYRDPIEITHGEGRHVWDAEGRRYLDFFGGILTTMTAHALPEVTKAVAEQAGRIIHSSTLYLNRPMVELAERVAGLSGIPDARVFFTTSGTEANDAALLLATTYRRSNQILAMRNSYHGRSFSTVGITGNRAWSPTGLSPLQTLYVHGGVRTRGPYAGLTDERFIDACVADLEDMLGQTRAGVAALIAEPIQGVGGFTSPPDGLYAAFRRVLDRHGILWISDEVQTGWGRTGEHFWGWQAHGQAGPPDILTFAKGIGNGMSVGGVVARAEVMNCLDANSISTFGGSPITMAAGLANLSYLLEHDLQGNARRVGGLLIERVRAAAAGVAEVREVRGRGLMIGIELTEPGTDRANPDAATAVLEAARENGLLIGKGGGHNTSTLRIAPPLSLTVAEAEEGAEILEQALRSL; encoded by the coding sequence GTGAGCAGCCTGTACGGCCGGCACAAGGCCGTCATCCCCGACTGGGTCGCCCTCTACTACCGCGACCCCATCGAGATCACCCACGGCGAGGGCCGTCACGTCTGGGACGCCGAAGGACGCAGGTACCTCGACTTCTTCGGCGGCATCCTCACCACCATGACCGCCCACGCCCTGCCCGAGGTCACCAAGGCCGTCGCCGAGCAGGCCGGGCGGATCATCCACTCCTCGACGCTCTACCTCAACCGCCCCATGGTGGAGCTCGCCGAGCGCGTCGCCGGCCTCTCCGGCATCCCCGACGCCCGCGTCTTCTTCACCACCTCCGGCACCGAGGCCAACGACGCGGCCCTGCTCCTCGCCACCACGTACCGCCGTTCGAACCAGATCCTGGCGATGCGCAACAGCTACCACGGCCGCTCCTTCTCCACCGTCGGCATCACCGGCAACCGCGCCTGGTCGCCCACCGGCCTCTCCCCGCTCCAGACCCTGTACGTGCACGGCGGCGTCCGCACCCGCGGCCCGTACGCCGGGCTCACCGACGAGCGGTTCATCGATGCCTGCGTCGCCGACCTGGAGGACATGCTCGGCCAGACCCGCGCGGGCGTCGCCGCCCTCATCGCCGAACCGATCCAGGGCGTCGGCGGCTTCACCTCCCCGCCCGACGGCCTCTACGCAGCCTTCCGCCGCGTCCTCGACCGGCACGGCATCCTCTGGATCTCCGACGAGGTGCAGACCGGCTGGGGCCGTACCGGCGAGCACTTCTGGGGCTGGCAGGCCCACGGACAGGCCGGACCGCCCGACATCCTCACCTTCGCCAAGGGCATCGGCAACGGCATGTCCGTCGGCGGCGTCGTCGCCCGCGCCGAGGTCATGAACTGTCTGGACGCCAACTCCATCTCCACCTTCGGCGGTTCGCCGATCACCATGGCCGCCGGGCTGGCCAACCTCTCCTACCTCCTGGAGCACGACCTCCAGGGCAACGCCCGCCGCGTCGGCGGCCTCCTCATCGAGCGCGTCCGGGCCGCCGCCGCCGGGGTCGCGGAGGTACGGGAGGTCCGCGGCCGCGGGCTGATGATCGGCATCGAGCTCACCGAACCGGGCACCGACCGGGCGAACCCGGACGCGGCCACCGCCGTCCTGGAGGCCGCCCGCGAGAACGGCCTGCTCATCGGCAAGGGCGGCGGCCACAACACCAGCACCCTGCGCATCGCCCCACCGCTCTCGCTCACCGTCGCCGAGGCCGAGGAAGGCGCCGAGATCCTCGAACAGGCCCTCAGGTCCCTCTAG
- a CDS encoding nitrilase-related carbon-nitrogen hydrolase encodes MTHVVRAALVQATWTGDTESMIAKHEEHAREAARQGAKVIGFQEVFNAPYFCQVQEPEHYRWAEPVPDGPTVRRMRDLARETGMVIVVPVFEVEGEGFYYNTAAVIDADGSYLGKYRKHHIPQVKGFWEKYYFRPGNAGWPVFDTAVGRVGVYICYDRHFPEGWRQLGLNGAQLVYNPSATHRGLSSYLWQLEQPAAAVANEYFVAAINRVGIEEYGDNDFYGTSYFVDPRGQFVGDVASDKAEELVVRDLDFGLIEQVRQQWAFYRDRRPDAYDGLVQP; translated from the coding sequence ATGACCCACGTCGTACGCGCCGCACTCGTCCAGGCCACCTGGACCGGCGACACCGAATCCATGATCGCCAAACACGAGGAGCACGCCCGCGAGGCCGCCCGGCAGGGTGCCAAGGTGATCGGCTTCCAAGAGGTCTTCAACGCGCCCTACTTCTGCCAGGTCCAGGAGCCCGAGCACTACCGCTGGGCCGAGCCCGTCCCCGACGGCCCGACCGTCCGCCGGATGCGGGACCTCGCCCGGGAGACCGGCATGGTGATCGTCGTCCCCGTCTTCGAGGTCGAGGGCGAGGGCTTCTACTACAACACCGCCGCCGTGATCGACGCCGACGGCAGCTACCTCGGCAAGTACCGCAAGCACCACATCCCCCAGGTCAAGGGCTTCTGGGAGAAGTACTACTTCCGCCCGGGCAACGCCGGCTGGCCGGTCTTCGACACCGCCGTCGGACGGGTCGGCGTCTACATCTGCTACGACCGCCACTTCCCGGAGGGCTGGCGTCAACTCGGCCTTAACGGCGCCCAGTTGGTCTACAACCCCTCGGCCACCCACCGCGGGCTCTCCTCCTACCTCTGGCAGCTGGAGCAGCCCGCCGCCGCCGTCGCCAACGAGTACTTCGTCGCCGCCATCAACCGCGTCGGCATCGAGGAGTACGGCGACAACGACTTCTACGGCACCAGCTACTTCGTCGACCCGCGCGGCCAGTTCGTCGGCGACGTCGCCTCCGACAAGGCCGAGGAACTCGTCGTCCGCGACCTCGACTTCGGCCTCATCGAGCAGGTCCGCCAGCAGTGGGCCTTCTACCGGGACCGCCGCCCCGACGCGTACGACGGGCTGGTGCAGCCGTGA